The genomic segment AAACAAGGCTTCCCCGAGTGAGGATAAATAACTGTCTGCCATCCAATGAGCTAGTTCCAATTGTTCTTCAGTAAGAACAGGATCTAAATCAATTTGTTTTAAAATGGAAAGAGTTTCATAATTTGGCTCATTCGAATGAATCTCGATCACCACCCCTTCCCATTCTTTTCCATTTAAAGGAACAAGGACGCGGACTCCCCTTGGCAGAGTTTTTATTTCTTGTGGAATTTCATAAGTGAGAGTTCGACTTTCCCAAGATAGATTGAGGGCCACTTCCGCATATTGGATCATACTAAAGATAAGGTTTTAAAAGAGATAAATGGGAAATAAAACTTTCTTCCAATTCTTGTTTTTCTTTTCCGTATTGAAATAGATTTGTTTCAGAATCAGCTTTTTTTGCCTTTTCACCAAGGAAAACAAGAGCTTCAGGAGACCTTGTTGTGACAATGGGAATGGAGAGTCCGGATAAATCCCACTTGGTTTCTTTACCCAGAAACTCTTTTGCTTTATCGGCACCAAACAAAAGCTTGGCGGATGAACCCAAAATCACAATGGACTTGATCCCATATTCTTCTACAGTATCTTTTACATGGAATTTACAATTTTCCACTCTGGTTTGCCAATCTGTTTCCTTGGAATCAGTATTGGAAAAATTACAAGCTGGATATTCTTGGTAATAAAACTCTTCAAAAGAAAACCCAAATACTTTTTGGATTAGATCGTTCCAGCTACTTTCGGTTAGTTTGTCTTTAAAAATCTGATTGGGTTTTGTTTTTGTAAATGGTTTTTCTTTGGGACTGGTTGCCCCAGAATAATGGAGAACAAGAACAGGTTTCCTTCCTTTATGTAGGAACTGGCGTACACCACTCAGTTTTCCTTGGCAAAGGGTACAAGAAAAATTAACAAGATCCTTGTTTTTTCTTTGGTTTTCTTTTTGTTGTTTCTTCTGGATTTCAATAGATTCTGGAACTTTGGATTTCCATGGAAATACAATGTCATTCGGATCTTGTTCTTCCTGGAAGCGGTAAACAGAAACCGATTTGTTTTGGATTAAAAATTTTGTTTCTGTTAGAATGTCGGCAAAACGCCCTAATATTGATTTTTGATCCATACTAACCTTCGTTCAACTGTTCCACTGATATATTTAAGGAACGTAATTTTCTATACAAATGGGTTCTTTCAATGCCTAATGCCTTGGAGGTTCTTGTCACATTCCCCTCACAAATTTGTAGGGTTTTGATGATGTATTGGCGTTCGAACTCTTCTTTGGCATGTTTCAAATCCCCACGAGCCACCATTTCATTGGCTTTTTTAAATCCATGTAGAGCTTCCTTTACATCCTTGGCGCGGATGGTATCTCCTGGAACCAGAATACTCAACCGTTCTAAAATATTTCCGAGTTCTCGTACATTTCCTGGCCAAAAATGAGTGGTGAGAGCATCAAGACCATCTCGATCAATGGTTTTCGGAGAAAGTTTATTTTCCGAAATAGACTTTTTCAAATAATATTCGGCAAGTAAAGGAATGTCCAAATTCCTTTCGCGTAACGGCGGTAATTCTAATGGAATCACACTCAAAGCATAGTATAAATCTTCGCGAAACCGTCCTTCCTTGATGGCTTCTTCCACATTGGAATTGGTCGCGGCAATGATACGAACATCCACAGATATTGGATCCTTTCCGCCAACACGATCTAGTTTTTGTTCGAGAATTACCTTTAAAACCTTTGATTGGATGGAAAGTGGCAGATCACAAACCTCATCCAAAAACAAAGTTCCGTTCCCAGCTGCTTCCCATTTTCCCATTTTGATTTCGGATTTGGTTTGGGTTCCATGAACTTCATACCCAAATAACTCTTGTTCTAAGGTCTCTTCCGGAATGGCAGCACAATTGAATTCGATGTATGGTTCTGATTTTCTTTTAGAATTTTGGTGGATCGCCCTTGCCGTTAATTCTTTTCCCGTTCCATTTTCACCAAAGATAAAAACTCGGGCATTGGTTTGTGCTGCTTGGAATATAGCAAACTTCACTCGTTTGATGGAAGCTGATTCTCCTAAAATTTCATCCACTTCCAGCTGGAACTCGGGAATCTCATGATCTTTGGTTTTTTCTAATGCTGATTCAATGGTTTGGATTACTTTTTCAATCGAAAGAGGTTTTTCTAAAAAGTCAACTGCCCCTTTTTTAGTAGCATTGACTGCAAGCTCAATCGTTCCGTGTCCAGAAATCATAACAATTGGCAAACTAGAATAGAGTTTTTTACATTCATCTAAAATGGTAAGTCCATCTTCTTTACCAACCCAAACATCTAGTAAAACAAGTGAAGGTCTTTCCTTTGCAAGTGCTTTTAATAAAGCTTTCCCATTTGCAAAATCTTCCACCGTATAATCTTCATCTTCCAAAATCACCCGTAATGATTTTCGAATTTCCTTTTCATCATCTAGAATATATATGAGTTTTTGCATTAGTGATTATCCAAAGGAAGTTCAATTCTAAATTTACAACCACCTAACTTAGAATTTTCTACAACAATATGACCATGATGATCGATTATGGTTTTTTGAACAATGGCAAGCCCGATACCCGATCCATGATTTTCCTTGGTTGAAAAATAAGGTTCAAATATTTTTTCTTTCCATTCCTCTTTTAGTCCGGGACCTGAATCATCGATTTCGATCACAATCGACTTTCGAAGAGCCTTTTTTTGCAACTTGGACATGATTCTAATTTTTTTTCGTTTGAGACTTAAAATGTCCATTTCTTCTTTGGAATTTTCTGCAGATTGGATTGCCTCAACTGCATTTTTGATAAGGTTATTGATCACTCCGAGAAACAATCTTTTGTCCAGAAATACTTCCGGTAAATTTTCTGCTAACTTTAGTTCGAATTCAATATCCGTTGTATCTCGAAACAAAGCAAAAGCTTCTTCCAAAATGGGATTTAATTTTTGGTTGATCAGCACAGGTACTGGCATCCGTGCAAATTCACTAAACTCTTTTACAAGATGTTCTAACACTCGCACTTGCCCAATGATGGTTTCAGTGGCATCAAAAATAACGGATTCTAAATTTTCAGATTTTGGATTTTGGAATTTTCTTTGGATCCTTTGTGCAGACAATTGGATGGGAGTAAGTGGGTTTTTAATTTCATGGGCCATACGCTGCGCAACTTCTTTCCAAGCTGCAATCCGTTGGGTATGCATTAACTCTTCAGACTTCGCATCCAAGTCACTCACCATTTGATTGAAACTATCAATCAGGATTCCCATTTCGCCTTCTTCTGTTTTTTCCAACCGAATGTCTGAATCACCTAACGAAACTTTTTTGGTGGCATTGGCTAAGTTGATGATAGGGCGGGAAATTCTTCTCGCAAATAAAAAAGAAAACAAAATGGCAATGAGAAACATCGCAAATGAAAAAGAAGCAATCGTAATCCGAACACTAAAGGGGATTTTTTCTTTCCAAAGGCTTACCTTTTCATAGGTAGAGGTCGCGTTCACGATATTTAAAACATCGGCTTCCATCCCTTTATGAATCCTTTGACCAACATAAACCTCCCGACTTTCATCCAAAAAAAACTTACAAAACAAATAAGATTTGTCGTTCGTATACAAACGAGAGGTATAAATTCCAGGCCGATTTGATTCTAAAAATTCCAAACCCAAAATGTATCGATAAATACCTTTTGATTCAAAATTCAGAGTTCCTGATGTTACAAATCCCAAATAATATTCATTTTTTTCAAACAGTCCATTTTCGATACCTTTTTGAAAAACTGTGAAACCGTCGGATTTTTGTCCTTTCAAACGAGAACGTAAAATATTTACTTTTTCGATAAATTCAGATTCAATTTCCTTTTCTTCATTTTGAATGATAAGATTTGCAGACCTGAGTGCATTGGAAATATCAACACGGTAAAAACCTTCAATCAACCTTCCTGTTAGGTTGGAGGAAAGAATGAATATTGGCAAAGAAGGAACAAGAGCCACAAACAAAAAAGCAAGCGTTAGGCGATACCGAATGGAACTACGTATTTTTCCCGTTTCCCTGTTACGTCGATTCCGATAAACGTAACTGAGAATCAAAGATAAAATAAAAAATGGGATTAGAATGAATACATAAGTATCCACCTTAGAAAAAAAGGAAATGTCTTCCTCTTGTCTAAAAAAAACTAACTCAGAAAAACCGACAGAAATCCCTAAGGTAAGGAAAAAAATAAAAATATCACGTAGATAATATCTGTTTTCGTCAGAGAGACGTGGGATGAGTTTGAATAACCTAATTGGCATTGGTTTCAAAATTACGACTAACCAAAGCTTCTAAAGCAAGAAGAGCCTCCTCTTCTCTTTTCCCATCAGCCTTTACAGAAAACTCCGTTCCAGGTCCAAGTGCTAACATCATTAACCCCATAATGGATTTACCGTTTACTTCAATATCATCTTTGAGGACAAAAATTTCACATGGGAAACTAGCTGCCATCTTTACAAATAAAGAGGCAGGTCTCGCATGAAGCCCCGAACTATCTTCTCTAATCTTTAACTGGATTTGTTTCAATGGAATTCTGTTGGATATAGGTATTTAGTTTATTCGAAAATTCTTTAGCGCTGTTTTTCCCCATTTTACGCAGACGTTGGTTCATCGCAGCCGTTTCTACAATGATTGGAATGTTTCTTCCTGGTTTGACGGGTATTTCAATATACGGAACAGAAACACCTAAAATTTCTTCCATACTTTGTTCGATTCCCGTTCGTTCATAATCACCAGAAGTTTGTTCTTCCCATTCTTTTAAGTTAATGATTAGTTCAATGAGTTTATGATCTCTTACCGATCCAACACCAAACAGATCTTTGATGTTTAAAATTCCAAGGCCACGAATCTCCATATGGTGACGAAGTAAATCGGAACAAGATCCTATGAGATAACTTTCACTCAGACGGCGAATCTCCACCATATCATCGGCCACAAGTCTATGACCACGTTCAATCAGTTCAAGGGCAGTTTCACTTTTACCCACACCCGAACGACCGGTAAGCAAAGTTCCAATTCCAAAAACCTCAATGAGTACTCCATGGCGCATTGTTCTTGGCGCAAGGGCACGATCTAAAATTTGAGAGATTAAAGTGATGAATCTATGCGTAGCAATTTCTGTTTTAAAAAGAGGAATCCCTTTGGTTTTGGCTCTTTCGACAAAGGGAATTTGTGGTTCATTCCCATGTGTATAAATAATACAATTCAAATGGAATTCAAAAAACTTCTCCGTAATTTCATGGAGTTTGTCTTCTGATAAAGAATTGAGATAAGCCCATTCCCCTTTACCTAAAATCTGAATGCGATCATTGGCAAAAAAATCAAAAAATCCTGTGAGCGATAATCCGGGACGATTGATTTCAGCATTGTTGATTCGATTTGATAACCCGGCTTCTCCCGTGATCAAATTCAATTGTAGATCCTCATGATCTCTTAAAATTGTATCAACTGTGATCCCTGGAACTGGCATTGAATTACCCCTTTAGAGAACTGATCCTCTTCCTTTCATTCGAAGGAAGGATTCTTAAGACCTTTCTATATTTTGCCACCGTACGTCGGGCAATTTCAATTCCTTTTTTCTCCATAAGTTCAACGATATCCTGATCTGAGAGAGGATTGTTTTCATCTTCATCCTTCACTAGATTCCGAATGATTTCATGAATTTTTTTAGAACTTTCTTTTCCACCTTCGGTAGACTTAACCCCGGACGAAAAAAACCATTTGAGTTCAAATATTCCCCAGGTAGTTTGAATATATTTATTTGTTGTTATGCGAGAAATTGTAGATTCATGTAAATTTAACTTTTCTGCCACTTCCTTTAGAGTTAAAGGTTTGATAAAACCAATTCCGCCTCTAAAAAAGTCGACTTGAAAATCAATGATACAACTCACAACCCGTTGTAAAGTTTGTCTTCTTTGTTGGATGGAACGAATGAGCCACTGCGCTGAGCTAAATTTTGTTTGGAAATATTCCTTTTCTTTGGGTGGTAATTTGTGATTTAAAAGTTCTTTATATTCTTCCTGGATCGAAAGTTTAGGCAACCACTCATCGTTTATAAAGATATTAAACTCGTTTCCTACTGCTTTTACAACTACGTCCGCAACTACATAATCAATTTTTCTTCCTTGGTAGGTAGTCGCAGGATAAGGTTCTAATTTTTTAATCAACCTTGCTAAACTTAAAATTTCCTCTTCTGTAATTTTAAGATTTTTTGCTATTTTTTTATAATCAACTTTTTCTAGGTCTGATAAAAATTCACCAATCAACTGGTGCAAAAGGATATTATCGGGGAAAAGAATTTTTCCTTGGATGAGAAGGGTTTCCTGCATATCCCTGGCACCAATCCCAATAGGATCAAGTTCATTTACAACCTGCAACACCCGCCGTAACTTTGTTTCAGGATACCCCATTTCTTTCGAAACAACTGCTAAATCGTCGGTGATAAATCCTTTATCATCAATCATACTGATAAGGACTTCACCAATTTCAAACTCCAATTTTGTCAGTTTGATGAGTCTTAGTTGGTTTAACAAATGTTCTTCGAGAGTTTCGCCGCGTGTAGAGGATTCAATGTACTTTTGGTTTCTGTCACTAGCTTCCGTATCATAAGAACGCGGGCCTTCTAAGGAATAAGAATCTTGCCAATTGACATCCGTACTCTTTTCATGATTTAATTTTTCTAATCGTTTTACTTCATCGATAGAAAAAAGTTCCGGCATTTTTGTTTTTTCATCTGCACCCACTTCATCTAAAAGTGGATTTTCCAAAAGTTCGTTTTGAATTTTATCAGAAAGCTCTAAGGTAGATAAAGATAATAATTCGATGGACTGACGTAAGTCCTGGGTCATCACTAATTTTTGCGTTTGGCGTTGTGAAAGTGAAGCCCCGAGTTTCATTTATAGTTTAAAATCCTCACCTAAATAAATTCTTCTAGTTTCAGGATCGTTTATCAAATCATCAGCAGTTCCAGAAATCAAAATTCGTCCACTGTACATGATATAGGCTCTATCTGTAATTTTTAAAGTTTCTCTTACGTTATGGTCTGTAATCAAAATCCCTAGTCCTCTATCCTTTAGAGATTGGATAACGTTTTGAATGTCTTTGACGGCAATCGGATCCACACCAGCAAATGGTTCATCAAGTAAGATAAAATCTGGATTGGTGACAAGGGCTCTTGCAATTTCACAACGTCTTCTTTCACCACCGGACAAAGTGTATCCTTTTTGGTTAGCCACCCGCATGATCTGTAGTTCCATAAGGAGTTCGTCCCTGCGACGAATGATTTCATCACCTGGCAAATTCATAGTTTCCAAAATGGCTTCTAAATTTTCAGCAACTGTCAGTTTGCGGAAAATACTCGCTTCCTGAGCCAAATACCCCACACCCATTCTTGCTCGGATATGCATGGGTGCAGTCGTAAGGTCTTCGTTGTCGATAAATACATGCCCTTCATCAGGAGTCACAAAACCAACACTCATATAAAAACTGGTGGTTTTTCCGGCACCGTTTGGACCAAGAAGACCAACAATTTCGCCTTTTCTGATATAAAAACTAACACCATCTACAACCTTACGTTTGTTATAGATTTTTACTAAATTTTCCATCCGGAATGTTTTTACATTCGGATCCATTTCTTTTTGAATCGTTTGGATTTTACTTTTTTTCGCCATTCGGTATTACCTTAAGCCCATCCGTGAGGAAGGCTTTGTCCGATTTTGGAAAGAGAACTATCTTTCCTGCAGAGACTTTGGTGTTATCTTTTACAAGAGTCGGATTCCCTTCCAACACCAACTCGTCCCGTTTTTCATAATAAGTTGCATATTCCCCGGTTGCAGTTGCCGTTTGTGTTTCTACCTGAACATTACCTCGAGCAACAACTTCAAAACGTTCATCAAACCTTTCTAAAAAAACTGCCGTTAACTGGCCTCGTTCACTAAGTTCTTTTTTGTCCAAAAAAACGATCCGAGGAGATTCTGTTAAATAGGAGTAACCTTTGTCTTTGTCATAGGAAAGTAATCCCCCTTCCATTCGATATCCATTTTCACGATCCAAATAACTGACATTTCCAGTGGCTTTGATATCTTTATTATTACGACGGCTTTCCAATAAGTTGGCTTTAAATTCAGAACTAGTTCGATACATAAAGGCGTCACCATTCATGGATGTAATGGTTTCTTTTCCTTTGTTCTGGTGCGTTAGAGTTTTACCTGTAAACAAAGTGACAACACGTTCTTTGGTTGTGGTATCTTTTTCTTTGTCTTTTTTATTTTCGTAAGATACTTGGTAAATGGTAGCATCCCCATCCAATTGAATACTCCCTTCTTTTACAAAACAAGAGAGTGTTTTACCGATCAGGAATCGATTTTCCGAAAACAGAAATGGTTCCCCCGCTAGATCAATCCGATCTTCTTTTTCAGAAAACACGGCATCCTCACCAAACACCTGAAATTCGTCGGAGGTTACTACTACTTTTCCAGCCAAGTTCGTTTTCGCTTCTTCCAAATACCGAACAATGGATTGGCATTGGATTTTGACAACCTTGCCATCTTTTTTTTGATTTAGGACTGGATTATTTTCTAAACTAACCGTCCCAGCCATTTTATCGTAAACGCCTTTTGATGCGGTTAAAGTAACACCATTTTGAAAGTCTTCAACAATCACTTGTCCTTTCAAATTTCCAATGAGTGCATCTTCTCCAATGATTTCGATCTCTCTTGCACTCAGTTTGATACTTTTATGCATGATATAAGCACCGCCACCTAACACAAACACTTTTACAGGGAATCCATTGATGGTTCGTTCTTCTTGGGTAAGACTACTCCCACCCCAAATCACAGGAATTTTATCCTTTTTATCTTTCTTTTTTTCTGGAGAGAATTGATTGTTTTCTTTTTTTAAAAGATCTTCCGATCCGTACAAGACGGGTATTGGTGATGGATTGGCATGAAGGATTGAAACAAAAAAACAAAACAATACTATATGTTTTTTCATTGTTTTTCCTTCAAGGGATTACTTCCACCCACAGTCACAGCTTTAGGTTTGATAATCGTAAATTTATTTAAACTTTTATCTGCCCGAAGCCCTTTCCCACGAATCGTGGTTCCATCTGAATAAACGAGAACATCCTCTTCTGAAGATAATGTTTTTTCATCTAAGTTATAGGTTAGTGACTCTGATTCTATGAATTTTCCATCATTTGTTTTTAATCTCACCTTACCGCTTAGGACAACAGTTTTTGTAGAATGGTTGATTTCCCCTCGGTCCCCTAACATTGCAGAAGTCACGTTTCCCTTTTCAAATTGTTTGAACTCAAATCCATAAACAATGGTTTTGTTCTCTTTAGGGAAAATATAGGATTCAGCACCTTTCAACACCCACTCCAATTCCCCCGATTCTTTATAAGAAGAACGAGAAAAGTTTCTCATAGAAACCATTGAGCCCGATTCTTTTTCTGCATCAATGCGAATGTATTCCTTATCCTTGCAACTAACAATTGCTAAGAGCAAGAATAGGATCAAAAACCTTCGCATCATAAAAGAAAGTTTAATCCTCTAAAAACTTGGTTTTTACCAAACGATCTAATTCCAAAAGTTGTGTTAAAAGATTTTTTGCCTTCGCTAATGGAAACTGTGTGGTCGCATCCGATAATGCCTTTTCTGGATCAGGATGTACTTCCATAAAAAGTCCTTCTACTCCAACAGAAACAGCACCACGCACCATATGAGGAATGAATTCACGAACCCCACCAGTGATATTTCCTGCAGCTCCTGGAAGTTGTGCAGAATGAGTGGCATCAAAAACAATGGGAATTCCATGTTTGTGCATCATGGGAATTCCACGAAGGTCAAACACCAAGTTTCCATATCCGAAACTGGCTCCTCTTTCGGTTACCATATACTTCTCAGATCCAGACTCTTGGATTTTTGTTTTGATATGACGAGTGTCATCTGGAGCCATAAACTGGCCTTTTTTTACATTCACCCATTTTCCAGTTTCCGCTGCCTTTGCGATTAGATCGGTTTGGCGGCTAAGAAAAGCTGGAATTTGAAAGATATCAACCGTGTCTTTTAAAGGCTCCACTTGGTTTGTTTCATGGATGTCAGTGAGTACAGGAACATTGTATTTGTTTTTGATAAAATCAAGAAGTTTCCTTCCTTCTTCTAGCCCCGGTCCCCTGTAAGAATTGATGGAAGATCTATTTGCTTTATCAAAGGAGGATTTAAAAATATAAACAATCCCCAAGTCATCACAAATGGCTTTCATCTCGCCGCAAACTCTATCGAGTAAATCTTTGTTTTCCATGACACAAGGTCCGGAAATTAAAAAGAAGGGATTACGACCCCCGATTTTTTTACCGAAAAATTCTCTTTCTTCAATTAAATCGTACATCTTAATCCTCCGTTTTTTTAGCTAGTTTGGATGCTGCTCGAATGAATCCGGCAAAAAGTGGATGCGGATCTGTTGGTTTGGATTGAAATTCCGGATGGAACTGCACTCCCACAAACCATGGATGGTTAGCCACTTCCACTATCTCCGCCAAACTTCCATCAGGTGAAAATCCAGCTAAATTCATTCCTTTTTTCTCAAATTCATCTTTGTAACGCAAAGTGAATTCAAATCTATGTCTATGTCTTTCCGAAATTCGTTCTGCCTTGTATTCAGAATAAGCAAGACTTCCCTTTTTTACGATACAAGGATAAGCCCCAAGTCGCATGGTCCCACCCATACGTTCGATTTCTTTTTGTTCTTCGATCATAGAAATCACAGGATGATCTACATTGGGTTTAAATTCAGTAGAGTTAGCATCCTTATAACCCAGAACATTTCTTGCAAATTCAATTACCGCACATTGCATCCCTAGACAAATTCCGAAAAATGGAATTTGTTTGGTTCTTGCATATTGAATGGCAGCAATTTTTCCTTCGATTCCGCGTTCGCCAAAACCACCAGGAACCAAAATTCCATGAACACCTTTTAAATGTTCTTTGATATTCTTTGCATCAATATCTTCTGGATTGATTTTGATCACATTCACTTCAACATCGTTAGCAATCCCACCATGAGCTAGAGATTCATAAACAGAACGATAGGCATCTTGCAAAGAAATGTATTTCCCAATTAACGCAACTTTTACGGTCTTTTTCGTATTACGAATTTTTTTTACCATATTTTCCCACTGGGAAAAATTGAGTTTTCGAAGGTCCATACCGAGAGCATTTAAAACCACTTCATCCAATTTATCTTCCCGATACATAAGAGGAATTTCGTAGATCGAAGTATCAATATCAACAGCAGAGATTACGTTTTGTTCTTTTACGTTACAAAAGAGAGAAATTTTATTTTTCATCTCCTTGGACATTGGTTTGTTAATTCTACAAATTAAAATATCAGGTTGGATACCAAGGGCCAACAACTCTTTTACAGAATGTTGTGTCGGTTTGGTTTTGGCTTCGCCGGCTGCCGTAATGGTTGGAACAAGAGTTAGATGCAAAAACAACACTTGGTTTGCACCGTGTTCGTAACGCATTTGTCTAATGGCTTCCAGAAAAGGAACTGACTCAATGTCACCCACAGTGCCACCAATTTCCACAATCACAAAGTCTGTTTCCTGATCGCGTGTTAGGTTGTAAATTCGATTACGAATTTCATTGGTGATATGTGGTACAACCTGTACAGTTCTTCCTAAATAATCACCTTTTCTTTCTCTTTCAATCACCGCGTGATAAATTTGCCCCGTGGATACGGAATTTTTTCTAGAAAATTTAGATTTTGTAAATCGTTCGTAATATCCTAAATCTAAATCTGTTTCAGCTCCGTCTTCGGTTACATACACTTCCCCATGTTGGTACGGACTCATTGTACCTGGGTCAATGTTGATATAGGGATCCATTTTTTGTAAAGAGACGGTATAACCCCTGGCTTCTAACAAACAACCGAGAGCTGCAACGGTAACGCCTTTTCCTAAAGAAGAGGAAACACCACCGGTAATAAAAATATATCTGGTCTTGGACAAAATGGACCTCAAAAAAGAATGTTTTTTACAGAGTGGTGGGATTTGGGTCCAAAATCAATACGTTTAGGAAGGAGATTTGGCTTTTTCTAAAATCTTGGTTGTCGATTTTCCTGAGACAAAGGGTAAAATTTGAATATCCGCTCCCATCTCTTTTAAAATTTGGTATTCCGGAAGGGTTTCCACTTGGTAGTCTCCACCTTTGGAATGGACGGATGGTTTTACCTTTTTTAGGATTTCGAGAGGGGTATCTTCAGCAAAAGAGGAAACAAAATCCACAGAGGAAAGAGCCGCAAGTACAGTCATTCTGTCTTCACAAGAATTGATGGGGCGAGTCTCCCCTTTTAGTCGCCTAACACTGGCATCTTCATTGACTCCAATCCATAGTAAATCCCCTAAATCACGAGCCTGTGCCAAATAACTCACGTGACCAGGGTGTAAAATATCAAAGCACCCATTGGTAAATACAATGCGTTTTCCTTCTAAAGCCTTTCTTTTGGATTCAATTTGATCGGAGGAAATGATTTTCGAATTTAAATTTTCGTAAAAACTCATGTTGTTCCTTCCAAATATCCCAATGTTTGTAAGGCTTCTTCAATTTCGGTTTGTGTGACAGTAGCAGCACCTAACTTACCAACAACGATTCCTGCACTCACATTGGAAATAAGAGCTGCATCCGCAATAGACATTCCCGTAGCAACAAAGGCAGTGTATGTAGTAATCACTGTATCTCCCGCGCCCGTCACATCAAAAACTTCCTTGGCAACTGTCGGAATGTGGTAAAAGGAATCTGTCTTTCTTTCATAAATGGACATTCCTTTTTCCCCACGAGTGATCATCATCGCATCGGGCGTGAGTTTTTCAGAGATCTCCCGACAAGCGATTT from the Leptospira congkakensis genome contains:
- a CDS encoding sigma-54-dependent transcriptional regulator, which encodes MQKLIYILDDEKEIRKSLRVILEDEDYTVEDFANGKALLKALAKERPSLVLLDVWVGKEDGLTILDECKKLYSSLPIVMISGHGTIELAVNATKKGAVDFLEKPLSIEKVIQTIESALEKTKDHEIPEFQLEVDEILGESASIKRVKFAIFQAAQTNARVFIFGENGTGKELTARAIHQNSKRKSEPYIEFNCAAIPEETLEQELFGYEVHGTQTKSEIKMGKWEAAGNGTLFLDEVCDLPLSIQSKVLKVILEQKLDRVGGKDPISVDVRIIAATNSNVEEAIKEGRFREDLYYALSVIPLELPPLRERNLDIPLLAEYYLKKSISENKLSPKTIDRDGLDALTTHFWPGNVRELGNILERLSILVPGDTIRAKDVKEALHGFKKANEMVARGDLKHAKEEFERQYIIKTLQICEGNVTRTSKALGIERTHLYRKLRSLNISVEQLNEG
- a CDS encoding LIC_11548 family sensor histidine kinase, yielding MPIRLFKLIPRLSDENRYYLRDIFIFFLTLGISVGFSELVFFRQEEDISFFSKVDTYVFILIPFFILSLILSYVYRNRRNRETGKIRSSIRYRLTLAFLFVALVPSLPIFILSSNLTGRLIEGFYRVDISNALRSANLIIQNEEKEIESEFIEKVNILRSRLKGQKSDGFTVFQKGIENGLFEKNEYYLGFVTSGTLNFESKGIYRYILGLEFLESNRPGIYTSRLYTNDKSYLFCKFFLDESREVYVGQRIHKGMEADVLNIVNATSTYEKVSLWKEKIPFSVRITIASFSFAMFLIAILFSFLFARRISRPIINLANATKKVSLGDSDIRLEKTEEGEMGILIDSFNQMVSDLDAKSEELMHTQRIAAWKEVAQRMAHEIKNPLTPIQLSAQRIQRKFQNPKSENLESVIFDATETIIGQVRVLEHLVKEFSEFARMPVPVLINQKLNPILEEAFALFRDTTDIEFELKLAENLPEVFLDKRLFLGVINNLIKNAVEAIQSAENSKEEMDILSLKRKKIRIMSKLQKKALRKSIVIEIDDSGPGLKEEWKEKIFEPYFSTKENHGSGIGLAIVQKTIIDHHGHIVVENSKLGGCKFRIELPLDNH
- a CDS encoding HPr family phosphocarrier protein; its protein translation is MKQIQLKIREDSSGLHARPASLFVKMAASFPCEIFVLKDDIEVNGKSIMGLMMLALGPGTEFSVKADGKREEEALLALEALVSRNFETNAN
- the hprK gene encoding HPr(Ser) kinase/phosphatase, coding for MPVPGITVDTILRDHEDLQLNLITGEAGLSNRINNAEINRPGLSLTGFFDFFANDRIQILGKGEWAYLNSLSEDKLHEITEKFFEFHLNCIIYTHGNEPQIPFVERAKTKGIPLFKTEIATHRFITLISQILDRALAPRTMRHGVLIEVFGIGTLLTGRSGVGKSETALELIERGHRLVADDMVEIRRLSESYLIGSCSDLLRHHMEIRGLGILNIKDLFGVGSVRDHKLIELIINLKEWEEQTSGDYERTGIEQSMEEILGVSVPYIEIPVKPGRNIPIIVETAAMNQRLRKMGKNSAKEFSNKLNTYIQQNSIETNPVKD
- the rpoN gene encoding RNA polymerase factor sigma-54 → MKLGASLSQRQTQKLVMTQDLRQSIELLSLSTLELSDKIQNELLENPLLDEVGADEKTKMPELFSIDEVKRLEKLNHEKSTDVNWQDSYSLEGPRSYDTEASDRNQKYIESSTRGETLEEHLLNQLRLIKLTKLEFEIGEVLISMIDDKGFITDDLAVVSKEMGYPETKLRRVLQVVNELDPIGIGARDMQETLLIQGKILFPDNILLHQLIGEFLSDLEKVDYKKIAKNLKITEEEILSLARLIKKLEPYPATTYQGRKIDYVVADVVVKAVGNEFNIFINDEWLPKLSIQEEYKELLNHKLPPKEKEYFQTKFSSAQWLIRSIQQRRQTLQRVVSCIIDFQVDFFRGGIGFIKPLTLKEVAEKLNLHESTISRITTNKYIQTTWGIFELKWFFSSGVKSTEGGKESSKKIHEIIRNLVKDEDENNPLSDQDIVELMEKKGIEIARRTVAKYRKVLRILPSNERKRISSLKG
- the lptB gene encoding LPS export ABC transporter ATP-binding protein; amino-acid sequence: MENLVKIYNKRKVVDGVSFYIRKGEIVGLLGPNGAGKTTSFYMSVGFVTPDEGHVFIDNEDLTTAPMHIRARMGVGYLAQEASIFRKLTVAENLEAILETMNLPGDEIIRRRDELLMELQIMRVANQKGYTLSGGERRRCEIARALVTNPDFILLDEPFAGVDPIAVKDIQNVIQSLKDRGLGILITDHNVRETLKITDRAYIMYSGRILISGTADDLINDPETRRIYLGEDFKL
- a CDS encoding LptA/OstA family protein is translated as MKKHIVLFCFFVSILHANPSPIPVLYGSEDLLKKENNQFSPEKKKDKKDKIPVIWGGSSLTQEERTINGFPVKVFVLGGGAYIMHKSIKLSAREIEIIGEDALIGNLKGQVIVEDFQNGVTLTASKGVYDKMAGTVSLENNPVLNQKKDGKVVKIQCQSIVRYLEEAKTNLAGKVVVTSDEFQVFGEDAVFSEKEDRIDLAGEPFLFSENRFLIGKTLSCFVKEGSIQLDGDATIYQVSYENKKDKEKDTTTKERVVTLFTGKTLTHQNKGKETITSMNGDAFMYRTSSEFKANLLESRRNNKDIKATGNVSYLDRENGYRMEGGLLSYDKDKGYSYLTESPRIVFLDKKELSERGQLTAVFLERFDERFEVVARGNVQVETQTATATGEYATYYEKRDELVLEGNPTLVKDNTKVSAGKIVLFPKSDKAFLTDGLKVIPNGEKK